GGTAAATGTTCCCTTGATAAACCAGGCAGTTAGATCAGCTACAAGCATTGGAGCTAATTATATGGAAGCAGATGGCGCGGAATCAGGGAAAGATTTTAGACATAAAATCGCGATTTGTAAGAAAGAAGCCAAAGAATCAATGCACTGGCTAAGAATGATTGCCAAAGCCAATGCCGGAAAAAAAGACGAGTGCAGAAA
This DNA window, taken from Candidatus Moraniibacteriota bacterium, encodes the following:
- a CDS encoding four helix bundle protein, which encodes MPNQIQNPKAKKSYDLEERTAKFGENVIGFVRTLPKDPVNVPLINQAVRSATSIGANYMEADGAESGKDFRHKIAICKKEAKESMHWLRMIAKANAGKKDECRKLWKEAHELALIFSAILRTAGKKK